One region of Atribacterota bacterium genomic DNA includes:
- the purE gene encoding 5-(carboxyamino)imidazole ribonucleotide mutase, which translates to MMDISIIMGSVSDQPIMDKASEILLELGISYELRAISAHRSLDFLFQYINQFSKRGFKVIIAGAGGAAHLPGVIAGKTVLPVIGVPIKTPTLEGLDSLLSIVQMPIGVPVATVGINNAANAALLAARILALQDNRIAETLASFIKKMEQKIKALDINQGIEQ; encoded by the coding sequence CTGATGGATATTAGTATTATTATGGGTAGTGTTTCCGATCAACCCATTATGGACAAAGCTTCAGAAATTCTACTGGAATTGGGAATTAGTTATGAATTAAGGGCTATTTCTGCGCACCGTTCGCTTGATTTTCTTTTTCAATATATTAATCAATTCTCTAAAAGAGGATTTAAGGTGATTATTGCCGGTGCCGGCGGTGCTGCTCATCTACCTGGTGTGATTGCTGGTAAGACCGTACTGCCAGTTATTGGAGTGCCCATTAAAACACCAACATTGGAAGGATTAGATTCATTATTATCTATAGTGCAGATGCCCATAGGTGTACCTGTGGCAACAGTGGGCATCAATAATGCTGCTAATGCTGCCTTATTAGCGGCAAGAATTCTAGCTCTGCAGGATAATAGAATTGCTGAAACACTTGCATCTTTTATTAAGAAG